The following is a genomic window from Campylobacter magnus.
TACTATAGCTATGAACAAGCTTCCATTTAAAACCAAGTTTGTAACAAGAGAGAGCGAAAATGAAATATACTGAGATAAAAGATAAAAGCGCAAGCGAGTTAGCTACGCTACTTAAAGAAAAAAAGGTGCTTTTATTTACCCTTAGACAAAAGCTAAGAACTATGCAGCTTTCAAATCCAAATGAGATTAGAGAAACTCGCAAAGATATTGCTAAAATAAATACAGCAATTAGCGCAAAAGGATAAAAAAATGGCAGCAGATATGAAAAGAGTAATTCAAGGCCTTGTAGTAGCTAAATCAGGTGATAAAACTGCAAGTGTGCTAGTAGAACGCAGAGTTATGCACCCTAGATATCACAAATTCGTAAAAAGATTTAAAAAATATCTAGTGCATGATGAGAAGAATCAGCTAAATATCGGCGATACAGTGAGCGCAATCGAGTGCCGCCCACTAAGCAAATCTAAAAAATTCCGCCTAAAAGCTGTTCTTAAAACAGGAGTTGAATAATGATACAAAGTTTTACAAGACTAGCAGTAGCTGATAATAGCGGAGCTAAAGAGCTAATGTGTATCAAAGTACTAGGCGGTAGTAAAAGACGCTATGCTAGCCTAGGCGATGTTATTGTTTGCTCAGTGAAAAAAGCTCTACCAAATGGTAAGATCAAAAAAGGTCAAGTGGTAAAAGCAGTAGTAGTTCGCACTAAAAAAGAGGTTCAAAGACCAGATGGTGCGCTAATCCGCTTTGATGAGAACGCAGCTGTAATCCTAGATGCAAAAAGAGAGCCAATTGGCACTCGTATCTTTGGACCAGTGGGAAGAGAAGTGCGCTATGCAAACTTTATGAAAATCGTATCGCTTGCGCCGGAGGTGTTATAATGGCAGTAAAATATAAAATCAAAAAAGGTGATAATGTAAAAATTATCGCTGGCGATGACAAGGGCAAAACAGCAAAAGTTACCCAAGTTTTAGCAAAAGAAGGCAAAGTAATTTGCGAAGGCATTAAAATAGCCAAAAAAGCTGTTAAACCAAGCGAAAAATATCAAAATGGTGGTTTTATAAATAAAGAAATGCCTATTGATATTTCAAATGTAGCAAAAGTAGAGGGCTAAGAAAATGGCATTTCAAGCAAGATTACAACAAAAATATAAAGATAGCGTTCGTGGCGCACTTACAAGCGAGTTTGATATCAAAAACCCTATGCTTGTTCCAGCTCTTGAAAAAATCGTTATTAGCGTAGGAGCAGGTGATAGCGCAAAGGATCAAAAAACTTTGCAAAATATGGCTGATACTATCTCGCTAATCGCTGGACAAAAAGCACTTATCACAAATGCTAAAAAGTCAGTTGCCGGCTTTAAAGTGCGTGAGGGCTTTCCTGTTGGTATCAAAGTAACACTTCGCAAAGAGCAAATGTATGTGTTTTTAGACAAACTAATTAGCATCGCTTTGCCAAGAGTTAAAGACTTCCGTGGTTTGCCACGCAATGGCTTTGATGGTAGAGGTAACTATAACTTTGGTCTAAACGAGCAGCTAATGTTCCCTGAGGTAGTATATGATCAAATCATCCGCACTCACGGTATGAACATTACTATTGTTACAAGCGCACCAGATGACAAGCAAGCATTAAAGCTACTTGAGCTTCTTGGCCTACCATTTGCAAAAGGAAAGTAAAATGGCAAAAAAATCAATGATAGCAAAAGCAGCTCGCCCTGCTAAATTTTCTAGTCGCAAATACACAAGATGTAATATCTGCGGTCGCCCACACTCTGTTTACCGCGACTTTGGTATTTGTCGTGTGTGCCTAAGAAAAATGGCAAACGAAGGCCTAATCCCAGGTCTTAAAAAAGCAAGCTGGTAAGGAATAAAAATGAACGATTTAATCTCAGATGCACTAACTAGAATTCGCAATGCTAGTATGCGCAGACTTGATACTACAAAGCTACTTCACTCAAATGTTGTTGAAGGCGTGCTAAAAGTGCTTGAAGCAAAAGGTTATGTTGAAAGCTTTAATGTAGTTGAAGAAGAACGCAAAAAATTCATAAATGTAGTGTTAAAATACGATGAGCGTGGTGCTAGCGTAATTACTGAAATCAAAAGAGTATCAAAACCAGGACGCCGTGTATATAAAGGCAAAGATGAAATCAAACGCTTTAAAAACGGCTATGGAACAATCATTGTTAGCACAAACAAAGGCGTGCTAGCAAATGATGCTGCTTACAAAGAAGGTGTAGGCGGCGAAGTGCTTTGTACTGTTTGGTAGGAATTCTAGTTTTAGATTTTAGGTGTGGAAAGCTAGGGAATTCTAGAATTCCCTAGCTTTCTTTTAACTTTTCTATGGCATTTGACGAAATATTCAAAAATCGTAGAAGCGTCATAGACAAATAGAAAAGGACAAAAATGTCAAGAATTGGCAAAAAACCTATCGTCATCCCAAGTGGCGTAGAGGTAAAACAAGATGGCTCTGTTCTTGTCTTTAAAAAAGGCAATGTAACAAAAGAGCTTGATACAAAAAACAATGTAAATGTAAGCATCAAAGATGGCCAAGTAGAGTTTAGCCCAAAAGGTGAAGACCGCCAAAGCAGAGCTTATTGGGGCACATACAGAGCACTAGCTAACAATATCGTTGTAGGTATCACCGAGGGCTTTACTCGTGTGCTTGAAATCAACGGCGTTGGTTACAAAGCAGCTGTTAAAGGTAAGGTAGTAGAGCTTAACCTAGGCTTTTCTCATCCTATCAATCACGAATTGCCAGCAGGCGTAGAAGCTAGTGTAGAAAAAAACCAAATCATCCTAAAAAGTGCCGACAAACAAGTAATCGGTCAAGTAGCAGCCCAAATCCGTGGATATCGCCCTCCTGAGCCTTACAAAGGCAAGGGCGTAAAATACGCTGAAGAGCGCATCATCCGCAAAGCCGGTAAAACATCTAAGAAATAAGGGTAAATCATGGTAGCAAATGTATTAAAACGCAAAATTGCACTTCGCATTAAACGCAAAAAAAGAATTAGAGCGAAAATCTCAGGCTGCGAATCTTGCCCTAGAGTAAGTATTTTCAAATCAAATCGCACTCTTTATGCCCAAGTTATAAATGATGTAACTGGCACTACAATTTGTGCTAGCAATGGTGGCAAACTAGGAATTAAAGCAAATAAAGCTGGTGGCCAAGCCCTAGCAAAAGACCTAGCAGAAAAAATGAAAAGTGCAAAGATTGAAAATGCAGTGTTTGACCGCAATGGTTATTTGTATCACGGCGTAGTAGCTAGCTTTGGCGAAGCTCTAAAAGCAAACGGCATAAAACTATAAGGATAAGCAATGAAATACAATAGAGAAGAATTCCAAGAAGTAATCGTTGATATCGGCCGTGTTACAAAGGTTGTAAAAGGCGGACGCAGATTTAGATTTACAGCTCTTGTAGTAGTAGGAAACAAAAATGGCTTAGTTGGCTTTGGTTATGGTAAGGCAAAAGAAGTTCCAGATGCGATGAGAAAAGCAGTTGATGATGCTTTCAAAAACATCGTTGAAGTAAAACTTAAAGGTAGCACAATACCACACGATGTAGAGGTAAAATATAACTCAAGTAAAATCTTGCTAAAACCAGCTAGCGAAGGTACAGGCGTTATTGCCGGTGGTTCAGCTCGTCCAGTTGTCGAGCTAGTAGGAATTCGTGATATTCTTACAAAATCACTTGGCTCAAACAATTCAGCTAATGTTGTGCGTGCCACAATCAAAGCTCTTAGTATGTTGAAAGGCTAAAAATGGGACTAGAAAAACTACAAAAAGCACCTGGCTCAACACACAAAACTAAACGCATCGGTCGTGGTTGCGGCAGCGGTATGGGCAAAACTGCTACTCGCGGTGGCAAAGGTCAAACTGCTCGCACCGGCTCACACCAAAAAAGAGGTTTTGAAGGTGGACAACAACCACTTCAAAGAAGACTACCAAAAGTAGGCTTTTACTCTCGCTTTGCTAAACCTTATGTAATCAATGTAGAGAAAATCACAGCTGTAAAAGAGCTGGGAGTTATTACATTTGAGAGCATTCAAAGCGTTCACAAAGTATCAAATAGCGTGAGCAAAATCAAGCTAATTGGCGCAGGCGCAAAAGAGCTTGCTAGCAAAATTAAAGATGACAAAGTAATCACTAGCGGAAATAAATAATGAACAAGACACTAACAAACAAAATTCTAATTACTCTTGGATTTTTGTTTATATATAGAGTGCTTGCTTATGTGCCAGTCCCTGGTGTAAATACTGAGGTTATCAAAGACTTTTTCACCAGCAATGCAAATAATGCTTTGGGGCTATTTAATATGTTTAGCGGAAACGCAGCAGAGCGCCTTAGCATTATTAGCCTTGGCATTATGCCTTATATCACAGCTTCTATTATTATGGAGCTTTTAGCAGCTACATTTCCAAACCTTGGTAAAATGAAAAAAGAGCGTGATGGTATGCAAAAATACATGCAAATCATCCGCTACGCCACAATCGTAATCACTATAATCCAAGCAATTGGTGTAAGCATTGGACTTCAAAGCCTAACAGGTCGTGGTGGCGAGCAAGCTATAATGATAGATATGAATTTATTTATCGCAATTTCATGTGCTTCTATGCTAACAGGCACAATGTTGCTTATGTGGATAGGTGAGCAAATCACACAAAGAGGCATAGGAAATGGTATTTCTCTAATCATTTTTGCTGGTATCGTAAGTGGAATTCCATCTGCGATTTCAGGTACTATTGATCTAGTAAATACAGGCGAGATGAATTTCTTAGTCGTGCTTGCTATTGCTGTGATTATTCTTGTAACTGTGGGTGTAGTTATTTATGTAGAACTTGGAGAGCGTAGGGTGCCTATATCTTATTCTCGCAAGACTGTGATGGAAAATCAAAACAAACGCATAATGAATTATATCCCTGTTAAAGTAAATTTAAGTGGAGTTATTCCACCTATTTTTGCCTCAGCGATTTTGATGTTTCCAAGCACGATTTTACAAGCTAGCACAAACGAATACATACAAATGATAAATGATTTTCTAAATCCTAGTTCGTATGTATTTAATCTATTAACATTTTTGTTTATAATTTTCTTTGCGTATTTTTATGCTTCAATAGTATTTAACGCAAAAGATATAAGCGAAAATCTAAAACGCCAAGGTGGCTTTATCCCAGGTGTTCGCCCAGGCGAGAGCACAGCAGAGTATCTAAACGAGCTTGCTAGTCGCATTACTTTTAGCGGTGCTATTTATTTGGGGCTAATTTCTACTTTGCCGTGGCTGCTTGTGAAGTTTATGGGCGTGCCATTTTATTTTGGCGGAACTAGCGTGCTAATCGTGGTTTCAGTAGCACTTGATACTATGCGTCGCATAGAAGCTCAGGTATATATGAACAAATATCAAACCCTAAGTGCGGTAGGTCTATAATGGCAATAAGCATAAAAACTCCAAAAGACATCGAGGGAATGAGAGTAGCAAATCACATTGTAGCTCTCACCCTTGATGGGGTAGAAAAGCTAATTAAGCCAGGTGTAAGCCTTTTAGAGCTTGATGAGTTTTGCGAAAAAAGCATTTTAGAACATGGCGCAAAACCGGCTTTTAAAGGGCTTTATGGCTTTCCAAACACAGCTTGTATCAGCGTAAATGAAGTAGTAATCCACGGAATTCCAAGCTCTTATAAACTAAAAGAAGGCGATATCGTAACCATAGATATAGGCTCAAAAATCAATGGATATTTTGGCGATAGCGCACGCACTTTTGGTGTGGGCAAAATCAGTGAACAAGACGAAAAGTTAATTGCGTGTAGCAAAGATGCACTTTACTTTGGCATTGAAAAAGTAAAAGCTGGCATGCACTTTAAAGAACTTAGTTTTGCGATTGAAAATTTCATCCGTGATAGAGGTTTTGTGCCACTGCTTGGTTTTTGTGGGCACGGCATAGGACGCTCAGCACACGAAGAGCCAGAAATACCAAACTACTTAGAAGGCCCAAATCCAAAATCAGGCCCAAAAATCCGCAATGGAATGGTTTTTTGTATAGAGCCGATGATTTGTCAAAAAGACGGCACGCCAAGCGTGGATAAGGACAAATGGACCACTCGCTCAGTAGATGGACTAAACACAGCTCACTATGAACACTGCGTAGCTGTGATAAATGGAAAAGCTGAAATTTTAAGCAAATAAATCTAGGGAATTCTAGTTTATAAGGATAATTATGAAAGGCACTATTTTAACATCAAGCATACTTCGTGCAGAAGATGGAAATAGATATAGTTTCGATTATAATGATTTTGAAAATTTAGATGCATCTACTGAAATAGTGGGGGCAGAAGTAGATTTTGAACCAGAAAATGACAAAGCAAAATCTATCATCATCACTAAACTATCTTTAAAAACAAAACAAGTAATAAAAGAAAATACTAATGATGATTTTTATGATGATAAAAATTTATTTCAAAAAATAGATGATGTGCTTGTAGGTAGCGAATCTTTTGAACTTTTTTATGGAAATGTTAATATCATAGCCGACACTACATTAGAAGCAAATAAAACAATGAATACAACTACTACAAAGAGTCTGTTTAGCGATGATAAATACCATACAACAACAACAGTTAATTCAACATATAGCTCAGTTAGAGAATTTAAAATGGGAAATGAGTATTTTAATTTTAAGCAAAGCCATGAAGAAAAAGGCTTAATTGGTGATAAAGATGAAGTCTTAGTTATTTGTCAAAGAACTATTTCTGGGCATCATGATGTTTGGACAGTGCTAAATTATACTAGAAATACAATATTAAACTCGGACTCTCTTAATATCGGAACTGGTCTAATTTCTACTGTAATTATTTCTGTCTTATGTTTTTGTTTTTTTTGGACTGGATTGGGCAAACTTTTTGACGATTGGACTATGATTTTTCTTCTTTTAGGTTCTTTTCTTATTGGATATTATAAAATTAAAAATTTTAAAAGCAGAGATAAAAAAGCAAAAGATTATAAAAAAGCATTAGAATTTGCTAAAAATTATAAAAAGTAAAATTTAAATCTAACAGAAAGGAGAAAAGTTGTCAAAAGACGATGTCATCGAGATAGACGGCACAGTGCAAGAAGCCTTGCCAAATGCTACTTTTAAAGTAGAACTTGATAATAAACATGTGATTTTATGTCATATCGCAGGGAAAATGCGTATGCACTATATAAAGATCATGCCAGGCGATAAGGTCAGAGTTGAGCTTACGCCATACAGCCTAGACAAAGGTCGCATTACTTATAGATATAAGTAAAATTAAAGCTTAGTTTAGCTAAAATACGCGCTTTTTGGCTCGGGACTTAAGGCTGACAAGAAGTGTTTTCAAAGTCGCCACTATTTTGAAAACAGTTGGAATTCTAGATTTTTAGGGAATTCCTGAGGTCCAATCACGAAGTGGTTAGTAATTACAAAGGACAAACATGAAGGTTCGACCATCAGTAAAAAAGATGTGTGACAAATGCAAGATCATCCGCCGCAAAGGTGTGGTTCATGTGATCTGCGAAAATCCAAAACATAAGCAAAGACAAGGATGATAAAATGGCTCGTATAGCAGGTGTAGATTTACCAAAGAAAAAGCGTGTAGAGTATGGTTTGACATACATTTATGGCATAGGTCTTTTTACTTCAAGAAAAATTCTTGATGCTGTAAAAATCTCTTATGATAAACGCGTGCAAGATCTAAGTGAGGATGAGGCAGCAGCGATCCGCAAAGAAATTCAAGAACACTATATGGTAGAAGGCGATTTGCGCAAGAGCGTAGCTATGGATATCAAGGCTCTTATGGATCTAGGAAATTACCGTGGTCTTCGCCACAGAAAAGGTCTGCCAGTGCGTGGTCAAAAAACTAAAACAAACGCTCGCACTCGCAAAGGTAAGCGCAAAACAGTTGGCGCTGCTACTAAATAAGGATAATCAATGGCACAAAAAAAAGTAGTTAAGAAAAAAACCGCTCGCAAAAATATTGCTCGTGGTATCGTGTATATTTCAGCATCTTTTAACAACACAATGATTAGTGTAACTGATGAGATGGGTAATGCTATTGCGTGGAGCAGCGCAGGTGCTCTTGGCTTTAAGGGTAGCAAAAAATCAACTCCATATGCAGCGCAACAAGCAGTAGAAGATGCTCTAAACAAAGCAAAAGAGCATGGTATTAAAGAAGTAGGAATCAAGGTTCAAGGTCCTGGTTCTGGCCGTGAAACAGCAGTAAAAAGCGTAGGTGGCGTAGAGGGAATAAAAGTTCTTTATCTAAAAGATATTACTCCATTAGCGCATAATGGGTGTCGTCCACCAAAACGCCGCCGCGTCTAATTTTTTGTTCGTATCGCACGCACCTTGCGTCTAAAACTCGCTTGTGATTCATTGCGACGCACCATCAGTGCGTCTCATTCGCACTGCGCGACTTTTAGCCACAATCTGCGCACGCTACTTCCAAAAAAATCAAACGCTTGGTTATTTTTGGAATTCCAAATTGGAATTCGTTTATATAAGAATTATTTAAGGAATAAATTATGGCAAGATATACAGGAGCAGTTGAAAAACTAGAAAGACGTCTTGGCGTATCTTTGGCGCTAAAAGGTGAGAGAAGACTAGCTGGCAAATCAGCATTAGACCGCCGCCCTTACGCACCAGGACAACACGGACAAAGAAGAGGCAAAATCAGCGATTATGGTATGCATTTGCGTGAAAAACAAAAAGCACGCTTTATGTATGGCGTAAGCGAGAAACAATTCCGCAGAATTTTTGCTGAGGCAGCACGCAGAGAGGGCAATACAGGAGAGCTTTTAGTAGCTCTTTTAGAGCAAAGACTAGATAATGTAGTTTATCGCATGGGCTTTGCTACAACTCGTCGTTTTGCTCGCCAGCTTGTAACTCACGGACATGTGCTAGTTAATGGCAAAAGAGTAGATGTCCCATCATACAGAGTAGTAGCTGGGCAAAAAATAGAAATCGCTGAAAAAAGCAAACAAAATCCACAAATCGTTCGTGCAATCGAGCTTACAAACCAAACTGGTATAGCTCCATGGGTTGATGTGGATAAAGACAAAAAATTTGGAATTTTTACTCGTGTTCCAGAGCGCAGTGAAGTAGTAATTCCAGTAGAAGAGCGTTACATAGTCGAGCTTTACTCAAAATAATAAGGGGGCCGAATGAAAAAGGTAACTATCGAGGCTTTTACTCCTACTGAAATAAAAGTAGAGCAACTTGGCAATAACGAGGCTAGAATTAGCGTTTGGCCTTTTGAGAGTGGTTATGGCGTTACCCTAGCGCACCCACTTCGCCGTTTGCTTTATAGCTCTACTGTAGGTTTTGCGCCAACTGGTGTGAAAATCGAAGGCGTAGAGCATGAGTTTGATAGTATGCGTGGTATGTTAGAAGATGTTACGATTTTTATCGTAAACCTAAAAAACCTACGCTACAAACTAAAAAACAATGCTAAGCGTGAAGTAGTTCACTATGAGTTTGAAGGCCCGCTTGAAATCAGTGGTAAAGATCTAAATAACGACCTTGTAGAGATTGTCAACCCTGATGCTTATTTAGCTACTATCAATGAAGATGCTAAGCTAAGCTTTGATCTTATTATAGAAAAAGGCATCGGCTATGTACCAAGCGAGAATATAAAAGAAGAAATCGAGAGCGGGTTTATCGCTCTTGATGCTTTCTTTACGCCTGTTAAAAAAGCAGTATATGATATCCAAAATGTGCTAGTTGAGGATAACCCTGACTATGAAAAAGTAGTTATGACTGTAACAACTGATGGGCAAATCTCTCCGCTTGAGGCTTTTCAAAGCTCAGTTTCAGCTATGTATAAGCAACTTGGAATTTTTGACAAAATTCTTGAAGTTGATAGCTCTAGCTCAATTTCTGCTAGCACAAACAAAGGCGAACATGCTAAGCTTTTTGAGAGTGTAGATAGCCTAAATCTTAGTGTTCGTAGCTTAAACTGCCTTAAAAAATCAGGCATTGAGCTAATAGGCGAGCTAGCTTTGATGAGTGAGGCAGAATTAAAAGAAATCAAAAATCTTGGCAAAAGAAGCCTTGATGAAATGAAAGATGTAATGAAAGCTATTGGTTATGCTTTTGATGGTAGCTTTGAAGGCAATAAAGAGGCTATCCGCAAGAAAATAGCTGAGTTCAAAAAAGGAAAATAAATGAGACATAATCACGGATATAGAAAACTTGGTCGCACAAGCTCTCACAGAGCTGCGCTACTAAAAAACCTAAGTATCGCTATTATTAAATCAGGTAAAATCGAGACTACTTTGCCAAAAGCAAAAGAGCTTAGAAGCTATTTTGAAAAGCTAGTAACTCGTGCTAGAAAAGGCGATAGCGAGGCTCACAGAGCTGTTTTTGCAAGTCTTCAAGACAAAGAAAGCGTAAAAAAACTAGTAAGCGAAATCGCTCCAAAGTTTGTAGGTGTAAATGGTGGCTATACACGCATTATCAAAACTCGTGTTCGCAAGGGTGATGCTGCGCAAATGGCTTATATTGAGCTAACAAAATAAAGAGCTCGTCTAAGGAATTCTAGATTTGAATCTAGAATTCCTTAGAAAAAATATAAAAATTTAAAATGATTCCTTTTAGTGACGAAGAACTTTTAGAACCTGTTCAAGCTAGCATAGATGTAATCCGCCCTATGATAGAAGCTGATGGTGGAGGCATAGAGCTAGTGGAGATAAAAAACGGCGTTATTTATGTCCGCCTTAGTGGACACTGTGTAGGCTGCGCTGCTAGTAATACAACACTAAAAATGGGCGTCGAGCGTCAAATACGCAACGATATCCACCCAGAACTCGTAGTAGAAAATATCACAAATCAAAAATAATGAACGCAAGAACTCTTAGAAAATCAGCAATCAAAGCCTTTCGCAAATACGATTTTGCTTTGGCGGCGAAGCTTTTTTCTTTAGCTTATGAAAAAAAACCTAGCAATGAATTTTTGCTTTTTATAGAACTTTGCTCTTTGGCTTTGGATGATGAAGAGGGTGTTTGGTCGCTTTTTGATGTATATGTTGATAATATAAACGCAAACCAAGAAGAAAACCTAAAAACCATAATAGAAATAATCGAAACCTCAAACTACAAAAATATCCGCCAAATAGAAAATATAAATGGCGTTAGTTATCACGACTTTTTAGAAATTGCCAAAAAAACAGGTGAGTTTGTAAAGACTTTTGAAAATATCACTCACTCAAGCAAGCTAATAATTAGCTCAAAAGACGAGCTAGCTGATTTTATAGAAAGGCTTATTGACCACGGCTTTGCTGATCTTGCGGCGCATTATATGGAAGATCCTGCGTGGAGCATGAGCCTAGCGCACTTAGCCCCTAAGCTAAAAGCAAAATCGCAGCAAAGGCAAAGAGATGAAAATTGAACTAAAAGATACTTTTATCACTGACAATTCAACCCAGTGCGAAAAAGGCTGTTATTTTGTAAAAACTCGCTCAAATGCCCAGTTTGAAGAGCACGCCAAACAAGCAGGTGCTATTATCATCACTCCGCAAAAAGCCTACGAGCTAGCAAAAATTCCAGCAGACTTTAAAATCATCGGCATAACTGGCACAAATGGCAAAACCACTACCGCTACACTTTTGGCTCACATTTTAAACGCTCTTGGGCTAAAATGCGCTAATTGCGGCACTCGCGGAGCTTTCATAGGCTCTTTGCAGATTGCACCAAAGGCACTTACTACAAATCAGTTTTTAACCACACTTGCGCTTATAAAAACTAGCTTAGAGCATGGCTGTTCGCACTTTGTCATGGAAGTAAGCTCTCATGCAATAGCTCAAAACCGCATCGAAGCCCTGCCTTTTGCACTAAAAATCTTTACAAATCTTAGCCAAGATCATTTGGATTATCACAAAAGCTTTGAAGAATACGCAGCGGCAAAATCAAGCTTTTTTGAAGGTGAGGGCAAAAAGCTAATAAACAAAGACGACCCACACATAAGGTATAACAAAGCAAACGCACACTTCTACGCTCTAAAAGGCAGTGGCGCAGAGTATGAAATAGACGAGCAAAACATCAGCATAGGCTCTCAAAATCTAGAATTCTCATCTCATCTTTATGGCAGGTTTAATCTTTATAATGTACTTTGTGCTTTTAGCGCAGCTGATTTGCTAGTGCCAAATAAAAAAAATGAGATTATAGCAGCCATTGCTGATTTTGCCGGTGTGCCAGGTCGCACGGAGCTTATTAGCAAAGACCCAGCTGTCATCGTGGACTTTGCTCACACTCCAGATGGTATAGAAAAGGTGCTCTCTAGCCTTGCTTATCGCCCTCTTATCGTAGTCATGGGCGCAGGTGGCGACAGAGACGCTAGCAAGCGACCTATAATGGGGCAAATTGCTGCCGCCTTCGCTAAGACGCTAATTATCACAAGTGATAATCCTCGCAGCGAAGAGCCACAAAAGATAATAGAACAGATAAAAGCAGGCGCAAATAAAGCCACAAAAGGTGCAAAAATCATCACAGAAAGCGACCGCAAAAAGGCAATCTCGCTAGCGCTTAGCCTAGTAAAAAAAGATGAAATAATCGCAATTTTAGGCAAAGGCGATGAAGACTACCAAGAAATAAATGGCGTAAAACATCCATTTAGCGATGCTGCTGTTGTAAGAGAACTGCTAAAAAACTAAGCCTTGCTAGCAGCTAGCTAAGGAATTCTAGAATTAGCTAGAAAAAGGCAAATGAATTTTAGATTTTGTGCTAAAATTAAGCAAATTTTAGCCAAAGGAAAATAATGCAAATCACAATGCTAAAAAGCAAAATCCACAGAGCCACGGTGAGCGACGCAAATCTTAATTATATAGGCTCGATTACTATTGATGAAGAGCTTTTAAAAGCGGCAAATATCTACGAAAACGAGCGTGTAGAAGTGCTAAATATAAATAACGGCGAGCGTTTTGCAACTTATGCAATAAAGGGCAAAAAGGGAGACATGTGTCTAAATGGCGCAGCCGCTCGCTTAGCGCAAATTGGCGACATCATCATCGTAGTAGCTTACGCTTTAATTGATGAGCGAAGTGCTGCTACTTTCAAGCCAAAAATCGTGCATGTAAACGAAAAAAACGAAATTTGCGAGTAGCAGGAATTTTAGAATTCCCTGTCATCCCCCAGCCCCTTTGGGGGATCTCTATATGGAATTCACTTTGGGAATTCTAAAATTCCTAGGTTTTTTTGCTTCGTATCCGCTGGTTGGGGTTAGGGGGTATTTTTTATCTTAAGGAATTTTAGAATTCCCTAAAATTCGTCATTGCGAGCGAAGCGAAGCAATCTCATTTATTAAGCCTTGAACGAGATTGCTTCAGTCGCTTTGCTCTCTCGCAATGACGGAATTCCGCAATGACGGAATTTTAGAATTCTCTGTGATGAGATCCTCGGGTCAAGCCCGAGGATGACAAAAAATGCAAGTCGGGGGATGATACAGAGCTAAGGAATTTTGGACGGAATTTTAAACGGAATTTTGAATGAGATTGCTCCCTCTTTTTTCAAAGCCTCGTAATGACGGAATTCTAGAATTCCTAAAAGCCAAAAGCACAAGAAGCGCAAAAAGGTTAAAAAATGATAAATGACGCAATAGCCAAAAGCTACGAAGCCGCAAACTACGCTAGCCACGCTTACGAACAAAGTTTCATCGCTAATCTTCACGCAAGAGCTAGG
Proteins encoded in this region:
- the panD gene encoding aspartate 1-decarboxylase, producing the protein MQITMLKSKIHRATVSDANLNYIGSITIDEELLKAANIYENERVEVLNINNGERFATYAIKGKKGDMCLNGAAARLAQIGDIIIVVAYALIDERSAATFKPKIVHVNEKNEICE